The Xiphias gladius isolate SHS-SW01 ecotype Sanya breed wild chromosome 17, ASM1685928v1, whole genome shotgun sequence genome includes the window aacataattataaatttcgattttttttttatttatttatttttttttgtaactgaaaAATGCTCCATCCATctatatacagtcctggttgaaattactgcTACTCCGGAAAAAGTacataatttagaatatcttcagaaataaatgcaaattctcaaattttgtataatcagaatattcaataaaatgtccaaagttactgaacaaccacaacaaacaaaatgctttcaagtagtgaaataagaaatataGACAAAATGTACGCTTgaaacaattattggcacctttttcattaatttaaattagttcctcaaacaaaaagaaaaacatatcaCCTGAGCTTAATATTCAGTGGTAACATGatctgaattaaccaatgaatgatgctTTTACTGCATgtaaaggggctgattgtttccagtatctttttcacaatggcgaagacaggggagctgtctgagaacatcagagatgctattatcaaaaaacataattccaaaggctacaaggcagttgccaaagatcttgaaatccctgtttcaacaacTTGTAATGTTGTCAAGAAGtgtcacagtcataaaactgttaagacgcttccaggagGTGGCCAAGCTAAAAATCAATGAGAGAAGGTAAAAACATCATGCAAGACATGTAAAgcgcttcaggctgacctggagccatctggagtggtggtttcagcccgtaccctacaccgcacactaaaccaagtagggctccatgggcaaaggccaaggaggacaccactattgaaagaaaagcacaaaaacagcaaGACCAATGTTTGttaaaactttcatagataagtctttctgggataattttctatggacagatgaaaccaaagtagagctctttgggaatgtagtgcatcagtttgtttataggcaacgaaatgaagcccataaggaaacaaacacctacagtaaaacatggtggaggctctatcatgctgtggagctgctttgctgcctctggtactggaggcactgaatgtacCAAAGGAATGATAAAATCAGAAGActaccaaggcattttagagcgaaatgtgttagCCAGTGTGAGAAAACTAGGTTTaaggcgaaggtcttgggtctttgaGCAGGACAGAAACCAAAAGAAAATATCCAGCAGCACAACAGAATGGTTGAAAGGGAAAAGATGGACCAGTTtaaaactggccagcaatgggTCCTGACTTAAATCCCATTGAAACCTTTGATGAAAACTGCCATCCgcaaatttaaaagagcttgaaaaTGTAGCAATGGaacagtggcagaaactaccagcagacaggtgctagaagaaacgtttagaggctgccattgttgccaaaggttctacAACCGGATATTACTGAAGGTTCCCAATAAtttgtctggggtacattttgtgtttgcattatttcactattatgcaagttgttttcattttcttttgtttagtaaCTATGGAAGTtgtgttaaatattttgattatacaaaattggttagtttgcatttatttctgaagatattctaaattctgtacttaaaattaaggggtgcaaataatttcaaccaggatcTTAAAATTTGTATTAGTGATGTAAAGATAATTGTGCTAAAACTCAAAGTTGGTCAAACCGGTtgagaatattatttttttttactaatttactaatttcttttcttttttgtgtgtgtgttttgagttcTCATGTCAAGCCCTGAAGAAAACCTAATGTATTTTTgcatatgaaatattttacaaatttttccAGAATTGTAGCTTCCTACCCAACTTTGAAACAGTATTAATGACATGTATtaagcatttctttttaaagttcTTTCTTCAGAGCATCCTAAAATAGGGGAGACAAGACTTGTTTTCCTGCAGCTTGTTGACAAAACAGGATGTATCAGAAACAGAGGTGGAAAACAAAGCTACAGTTTTCTAAACTTTATGACAAAggtgacatgtttttcttcatgtgcCTGCTATACTCAAGGGAATGAAATGCAGGTTTTAATTGTCCCTCCACGGATCAACACACTCAGAGATATGCAGTGATGTGCAATATAAACATTTGAATTATTAATCAGCCATAATGACTGTCCCCCAAGAGCTCAAGTCACTCTGTGATTTGAGTCCCTAAACAATTCTGATGTGTACATTTCCGAACAGGGGCAGAGGTTTTTTGGCTGTATCATTTtgagtataaaaaaataatattctgtattttacatacattttaaacaagGCCTACAAGAACATATGAGATGaagtgaaaagcagaaaaataaaggcttcagaggacaaaataaaacaccttgCCACAAAGTCAACAAACTCATTCTGTAGAGTGACTATATCTTTGTAAGTCACCTTGTGACTTTGTCAAAATAGGTTCCAGGTTTTTTcttggaagaaataaaaacaaatcagccatttatttttacttgtcaGTCTCTGTCAATCACACACCTTTAGCGTTATGAACATGTAGgagctgtccatggtgctgtGGTGCTGAAATACTTAAAAGACATGATGATTGAAATGGTAAGAGGTGCTGGTCAGAACATACAATTTAAGAGCAAGGGTTCTGTCTCCACAAATAACAATGGTTTGAGAGACAGCTGCCATTTTTATCAGAACAATGGCCATCACTGTCAATCATAGtagtgaaatactgtatcttgaCAACATGGATTGAATGAAATTCTaaacagatattcatggttcccagaggatgaaacttAATAACTCTGGTGAGGCTAAATCAAGCCATGCCAACAGCTTAAAAATTTGCACTTGTCCAATACAAGTGCAAACATACTGATGAATGTTAGACCAAGACTGAGAGTGTAGGGCTTAGCCTGACAAGTTGAGAACGTCTGATAAAATGACTACTGTGCAGGGGATAGGTTTGGTATGAAACAATACCAACACATAAGTGCATTTCCGATGTTTGATTCACCTCTCAGACCACTTTGTATCATAAACTATTTACAGAGaacattaaaaaactgaatgataCCTTAAATATGTAAGAGTGATATTAAATTGAACATGAAAATTCTATGCctcagaaataataaatatgattcTTCTCtaaagtaatttaatgtaaatatttcattatttttgtgtgtaaaaccaTGTTTTTATGTGCTGTAGGATAAGGCACTCATGCCTTGCTGTATTTCCTCACTGTAGTTAGTTTATGTCACAAAAAAGTGGCTGCAAACTTAAATTTACGTTTTCATCACAGTCAATGTACAGTTGTAAAGTACAATGTTGCCACTAACATTTCCAGCTGAACCTGCACCAGGCTAATAGAGGTGAAGAGTCTTTAACAGAAAGTTTTAAACGTGTAATATGCAAACTAAAGGTAATTatatagaaattatttttgttgtgttatgttgGAATAGAGGCTGTTTACATAGAGTTTAAATACTAAAAATCTAATACAATGGTTTGAATTCCCTTGTCAGAAAAggtaatttaaaaattcaattcaattcaatttaattttatttatatagcccaaaatcataacagaggttatctcagggcacttttcatgtagagcaggtctagaccatactggtagttatatttacagagacccaacattcccacatgagcagCACTCGTTTCtaccttttaacaggtagaaaccttgaacaggaCCTCcaggctcatggtgggtggccgtcTGCCCCAACTGgatgggttgagagagagagagagagagagagagagggagaaaagatgggggggcatagcacagtagatgtataacataaagatgtttAACAATATTGAGaccaataataaaactaataattataataatagggtgaatgatagtactaataaaactaaatataataatagatgataatcataatatttgaagcagtgggtgttgaccaggatcatggggacagtaggtggtttgcagtcacagatccagactctgctccagaggcagaaatacctgcagaaagctacaggaagagagaggagagagacgagaaagcatgCAAAACTACGGAatagagaagaagtcaagttaataacaagcattgatgccatctgaatgcgtgcagatggagaggaagaagaggagagaggagcttggtgcatcacGGGAAGTCACCGGGCAttctaggcctatagcagcataactaggggatgggtcaagaccagcctgagccagccctaactgtaagctttatcaaaatgGAAGGTTTTAAGCGTACTGTTAAATGTGGAGTGGGtttctgcctcccggaccaacactggaagatggttccactgtagaggagtctgacaactgaaggctctgccttctattgtacttttggagactctaagAACCAaaagtaagcctgcgttctgggagcgcagtgttctactggggtaatagggcACAATGAGCTCTTACAGATATGATGGCGCCTGACCAAAAAGGGCTttgaaggtgaggaggaggtttttaaattctattctgcctttttacagggagccaatgcagagacgCTAACACAGAAGAactgtgatctcttttcctagttcctgtcagtactcgtgctgcagtattctggatcaactggagactatttaaagattttttgggacagcctgataatcaggaattacaataatccagcccacagtttttctgtgtctttttgagaaaggatgtgcctgatttttgcaatgttatgtaggtgaaaaaaggaagtttgaaaccttgaagtttgttttatgtgaaagttaaaggacatatcctggtCAAAGACAACTCCAAGATTgctaacagtggtgctggaggccagggcaaagccatccagagtaactttatcattagataaggtgtaTCGGAGGTCTTGGGGGtcaagcagaataacttcagttttgtctgagtttaacagcagaatgttgctggtcatccaggtctaTATGTCCCTTtaggcatgcttgaagtttagctaactgattggtttccccaggcttcattgacaaatacaacaggtaatcagcatagcaatggaagttaatggagtgtttcctaataatattgcctaaaggaagcatatataaggtgaatagaactggtccaagcacagaaccttgtggaactccgtgactaacttttgagtatatggaggatttataattaatattatattgtataattAACAtatacaaactgaaatcgatctgataaataggacctaaaccagcttagagcggttcctttaaagccaattaaatgttccagtctctgtaatagggtatgatggtcaatggtatcaaatgcagcactaaggtctaacaagacaagtacagagacaagtcctttgtccgatgcagtaagaaggtcatttgtaactttcaccagtgctgtctctgtgctatgatgcactctaaatcctgactgaaaatcctcaaataaaatattatcatgtaaaaagtaacacaactggttggcgacagctttctcaagggGATCTTATAgaaaaagggaaggttagatataggTCTATAGTTAGCTAAAACATATGGAacaagagtaggctttttaagaagaggtttaattacagctgctTTAAAGAACTGgggtacatagcctgttaataaagacatattgattatatctagtaacGAAGTGCTAACTgagggtaaaacttccttaagcagcctagttgggatggggttGGGGAAATCTCCCCCActgaatttatatattttggtaAACTGTGCACTGAAGTTCGACAgtgtgaaacaacaaaaaaagcagttattttataactaattttttttatcttaaatagGGTAGAAAGTAAACCTTTTCTGCTTTAACTTCTCAAACTCTTACTCATTCAAAGAGACCCTTACCAATGCAGAGGTTTGACTGGTTGTTAAACTGGCACAGGTGATGATGTCAAGACACAGATTATGCATAAAAAGGACATGATCAGATGGAGCCTGATTCACTCCTCAGATTTTTCCACCAAAACTTCATTGTCAAGTGAAGTCAACCAAAGCAGTGGCATGTAAGTAAATATGTCTCAGAAATAATAAATCTATTTATTATGCCCTTAACTTCATAGATTCTATGTAGCTCTgaagtatttttattaattgtgaCACTGTTTAATTgttatttgttacttttttttgtattttaactcCTGAAAATTGTGGCTTTGTTTTAGGCCATCATGCTTTTTTAAGATGTTGTTTGACAGAATAATCCTAAACAGGCTTCACAATTCATAATGTTGATTATGGATcagtctgttgtgtttgtgtatccCATGCCTTTACAGACACTGCATGAAGCTCTGGTCATGAATGGCACAACAGAAGTAAACCAGATGAAGCAGTATCAGACACCTATCAAAGCTTTGCTGTCTACGCTGCCAGGTGTTCTCTTCCTGTATGTAAACGGAGTCATGATGTTTACGTTGTTGAGAAAGCCTCTCTTACTAGAGTCCTCTCGCTATATCCTATTTGGTCATCTGCTCCTCACTGACTCTCTGCAGCTTCTAGTCACTATGTTGCTGTACATCTTTGCTGTGACCATGGTCAGAATGATCAGTTATGTTTGTATGGTTATCACAATGCTTGCAGCCATTGCTGTTAAAATATCCCCCCTCAACCTCGCTGTGATGTGTTTGGAGAGGTATGTCTCCATATGTTTTCCACTGAGGCACGCTGATATTGCAACCACAAGGACGACGGGCAAAGCCATTGCTTTTATGTGGACAGTGGCGTCTTTAGAGTCGTTCACCCAGGTCCTCCTGTTTTTCAGTCTTGAGAACACAGGCTTCACTTTAAAAGGGTTCTGCACCAGGGAAAATGTCTTCCGGCTACAGATTTACTCAACTTTAAACAAGGCCTTTATCATTATGCTTTTTGTACTGGTGAGCATGATTAtcatgtatacatatattgcTATCATGTTTACTGTGAAGTCCGTCTCTTCTAATATCAGTAAGGCCAATAAGGCCCACAAAACAGTGCTGTTGCATCTGTTTCAGTTGTGCCTGTGTCTCATGTCTACTCTGTTTAATATGATAAACTCCAATAGCCTGTGGCAAATAAATCCTGCCATGGCCATTAATTTTCAGTATATCCTCTTTGTAGGTCTTATCATTTTCCCTAAGTGTTTGAGCCCGCTCATATATGGCCTCAGAGATCACACCTTCAGACACGTCTTCAAATACTATTTCACCTTTGGCTTCAAAACCCCTGTTGGGCCACGTACTAAGACTTGATTTCAAATACAGTGACtgtattattctttttttttccttgttgagTAGAAATGCCAATTTATATTTGCAGTCAGCaagtttgtttctttgtgtcattTACTTACGGTGTGTATGATAAATCGTCAAATTCAGGtaagaatttaaaatgatttaacacaccattattttctgtctgtttctttcagaTGATTAAAGATACTGTTCACTGAGATGCTAATTTTTATGGTGCAGAGTAAGGGACAAAATTAAGACTACTGAGAAGTTGGCAGAGGCTAAATGCTTGCTGAAGCCAGCTACTGGTATGATAATTATGACCCAGTGTCATAATTTGATATTACATACAAGTTTCACCCTTGGTGAAATTtgtgttctgtaaaaaaacacagtcatcaACCACGTGTTGATAATCCAGTGTAAGAAATGATGACAAACCATTGTGTTATATATCTCGACTGTTTCAAATAATTCATAATCACTCTTCATGATTTACTTGtactttttatattaataaaaatgagaatgtATAAAGagtataaaaatgttaaaattccaCATTTGGTATGGCTTCTCAGTGGTTTGAAATGACCTTAACAGATGCTGAAGtttcactgaaattaaattttctaTGGGAAGcctttaaagatttttaaatccATCAGTTTAGatacatattttcaaataacaaaTATCAATAGAGTACAATAGATGACATGAAATATGATAGGAcaagtcattattttttaaagtagttttgTATTGTCATAATGTTTGGCTGATGTAAACTCCCTCagattttgtaaatatgtaatatgtaaccTGTTTTATACTAATCATCTTAAATCATAAAGTTATAGCCAAAGGTGACACTGAAATGAGACTGATGTTATAAGATGacaagacacattttaaaatgtataaaatgcacAAGGTAAAGTCTGAATCTGCATGTAAAGAGTTCATCTTTTTAGCCAGCAGATGTCACCTTTGCTTTGCAACTAGTTCAACTGTACACATTGTGGCTCCAACTGCAGCCATTTCATTTTAGTCTGTAGTATGTAAGTATATCCCACATGAAGAAACTTCTTTGAGGTTATGAAAAATGTGGATGTTAACAGGAGCTGGTGATATTACTGATGAAATCCCTgtcccctcctctttctcacaTTCCAGATGGACACTTGTGTAGGAGAAGAGGATAGAGACGGAGCGCAGAAAGAGACGAATTTATATGGGTAAACAGGGAGGGAGGTGCTGACCGGCAGAATAAAAGAAGCGTCTGAGCAGGAGGTGGACTAATTTAACCGATCTTTACTCCACCACAACCCTGAAGCCCTCTCAATACCTCTCTGGCTTTCACGAAAGAGCACTTGAAGGGTTGAATAACA containing:
- the LOC120802895 gene encoding odorant receptor 131-2-like, whose translation is MDQSVVFVYPMPLQTLHEALVMNGTTEVNQMKQYQTPIKALLSTLPGVLFLYVNGVMMFTLLRKPLLLESSRYILFGHLLLTDSLQLLVTMLLYIFAVTMVRMISYVCMVITMLAAIAVKISPLNLAVMCLERYVSICFPLRHADIATTRTTGKAIAFMWTVASLESFTQVLLFFSLENTGFTLKGFCTRENVFRLQIYSTLNKAFIIMLFVLVSMIIMYTYIAIMFTVKSVSSNISKANKAHKTVLLHLFQLCLCLMSTLFNMINSNSLWQINPAMAINFQYILFVGLIIFPKCLSPLIYGLRDHTFRHVFKYYFTFGFKTPVGPRTKT